The Vidua macroura isolate BioBank_ID:100142 chromosome 11, ASM2450914v1, whole genome shotgun sequence genome includes a region encoding these proteins:
- the CBLN1 gene encoding cerebellin-1 has product MRGSRLGLGLGLLLGAAWVACGQNETEPIVLEGKCLVVCDSNPTSDPTGTALGISVRSGSAKVAFSAIRSTNHEPSEMSNRTMIIYFDQVLVNIGSNFDSERSTFIAPRKGIYSFNFHVVKVYNRQTIQVSLMLNGWPVISAFAGDQDVTREAASNGVLIQMEKGDRAYLKLERGNLMGGWKYSTFSGFLVFPL; this is encoded by the exons ATGCGGGGCtcgaggctggggctggggctggggctgctgctgggcgcGGCGTGGGTGGCGTGCGGGCAGAACGAGACGGAGCCCATCGTGCTGGAGGGCAAGTGCCTCGTGGTGTGCGACTCCAACCCCACCTCGGACCCCACCGGCACGGCGCTCGGCATCTCCGTGCGCTCCGGCAGCGCCAAGGTCGCCTTCTCCGCCATCCGTAGCACCAACCACGAGCCCTCCGAGATGAGCAACCGCACCATGATCATCTACTTCGACCAG GTACTAGTGAATATCGGCAGCAACTTCGACTCGGAGCGGAGCACTTTCATCGCGCCCAGAAAAGGGATTTACAGTTTCAATTTTCACGTGGTGAAAGTGTACAACAGGCAAACCATCCAG GTGAGTTTGATGCTAAACGGGTGGCCAGTGATTTCTGCCTTTGCAGGGGACCAAGATGTGACCCGAGAAGCTGCTAGCAATGGAGTACTGATTCAGATGGAGAAAGGAGACAGAGCTTATCTAAAACTGGAGAGAGGAAACTTGATGGGAGGCTGGAAGTATTCAACATTCTCTGGATTTCTAGTGTTCCCGCTTTAA